In Streptomyces sannanensis, the DNA window ACCTGCAGCAGGACGCGGGCATCCGCGTCACCATCACCGAACACCGGCCCGGAGGTTGTGATGCCCAGCGGGTACAGCACGCTGTACGGCACCGTGGCCCCGGTCGGTGTGCTCGTCGCAGTGGGGGCGGTGCCGTAGCCGCAGGAGCGGCCAGTCGCGGTGGCGAGCATCGTCTGCACCGCAAGCGATACCACTCGCCCTGACACCGGCATGGTTACTCCTCGTCCTGGGTAATGCGGCTGGCGATGACGTCGGCCTCTGTGTCGTGCAGTGCGTAGCGCAGCATCCCCACCCGGTCCCACACCGGCAGGTCTGTGGGCGAGGACCCCAGCAAGAGCCCCAGCGCGCCGTCCTCGTCCACGATTTCCGCGACGAGGATCATCCGGGACAGCAGGCCATAGCCGTGCCGGTCCAAGACATCGGCGATCGCCGTGTGCAGGTCGCTGGCCAGGTCAGGCGCAGTCATGAGCCGTCACCGATCGCGTCCGCGAGCGCCGTGACGAACAAGGGCCTGATCTCCTCCACCGCCGGGCCGACGTGCGGGAAGGGCGGCTGATTGAAGACTCTTCCCAACGAGTCAGCCCCCACGAAGCCGTACTCCAGCCGCCTGGCCTGGGGCTTGTTGGTGCCCACGGTCGCGGTGACGGTCACGCCATCGGTCGAGACCTCGTGCGCCCAGCTGCGCCGGTAGTCGCCCGTGGGCGCGTTCGGCCCCGGCCTGCCGGAGGCCTTCGCCTTGATGCGGGTCTCCAGCAGCATCGCGTAGTGCTGCACGACCGCTGTGGCCTGCGGGAGCGTCAGTGCGGCCCGAGCATCCAGCGCCGCGGCGATCTGCACCGCATTCGAATAGGCGCCGGCCAGCGGGTGCGCGTTCGGATGCGGGTTCAGCGGCGAGACCATCTACAGGCCCCTCTCCTCGGGGATGGGCGGCTCCTTGCCGAGTGCCCACTCGGTGAGCTGGGCGAGCATGGCTCGCGTCAGCTCGTGCGGGCCGCCATCTTGCAGGTCATGGCGGGCGAGCGCCGCCTTCTCCAGCTCGGCCGCGTCGATCGCCGCCAGGAACGCGGCGGCGGCCTGGCCGGGGTCCGGCTGCTCTCCGACGACGACCCACGCCTCCCCCTCGAACACACTCTGTGCCGTGGTGCTCGGCGGCAGCTCCACCAGCAGCTGGGGAAACTGGCCGGCGACGTGGGTGAGGGCATAGGCCGCGACCGACGACGTCAGGTCATGGCCGTCGACCTCAAGTAGGTTTCCGGGCCCGCCTCCGGGCCCGTTCGTCTGGATGCGGACCCGCCGCACCCCTGAGGCTGAGGTAGGTGCAGAACTCTGATGTGTTATCACCTACCTCAGCCTACGCGGCTCCCGTATCTCAAGCAGTTGTCACCCAGGCGGGGTGATCTCGTCCAGGCGGGTGACTCGCACGATCTCCACCGTGGATGCCTCCGACGGGTCAAGGACCTGCCAGGTGCGCCCCGTTGTTGCCGCATGCTGGCCTGCTGCGGCAATCACTTCCACTCGGTCGTAGCGGGCGGGCACGGGCGCCGAGATCGGTGTGAGCAGTCGGTACCAGGAGACCGTGTCGTCGAGCCATTCGCGCCCGAGGACGTGCTGGGCGGTGACCTGGCCGTGGCCGGAGAGGACCGCGCCGGTCCCCTCGTACACAGTCGTGGCCGGCACCGGGCCGAGCAGGCCGGTATCCGCATCGAGGACCGGGGTGCCGGTCGGCCTGGTGATGCGGACTGTGTCCACCAGGACTTCGGACTCGAGGCGCTGCCGCTCGGCCTCTTTATCGATCGGCGTCGTCACGAGGACCCCGTGGTCTGCGTGTTTTGGTCGAGGAAGGTCGTACGGACGACGGCGAGAGTCGACGTCTGTCCGATGTCCAGTACGCGCCAGGTGCGGCCGATGGCGGCGGGGTCGGCCGCCTGGGTGACGCTGACCGTGTCCCCCCGGGAGGCCACAGGCGCATCCAGCGGGGTGAACAGCTTGTACTTCGACGTGGAGTCGTCGAAGTACGCCTGGCCCTCCAGGTGCAGGACGATCCCCGGCCCGCCGTCGGGGAAAACTCCGCCGTTGCCTTCGTAGATGGCGATGGGCGGGCCGGGCTCGTACTGGCCAGTGTCCGGGTTGAATACCGGCTCCCCCGGCCGGGTGATCTTGACGGTGTCGGTGAGGATCTTGCGCT includes these proteins:
- a CDS encoding HK97 gp10 family phage protein; translation: MVSPLNPHPNAHPLAGAYSNAVQIAAALDARAALTLPQATAVVQHYAMLLETRIKAKASGRPGPNAPTGDYRRSWAHEVSTDGVTVTATVGTNKPQARRLEYGFVGADSLGRVFNQPPFPHVGPAVEEIRPLFVTALADAIGDGS
- a CDS encoding DUF6093 family protein — translated: MTTPIDKEAERQRLESEVLVDTVRITRPTGTPVLDADTGLLGPVPATTVYEGTGAVLSGHGQVTAQHVLGREWLDDTVSWYRLLTPISAPVPARYDRVEVIAAAGQHAATTGRTWQVLDPSEASTVEIVRVTRLDEITPPG
- a CDS encoding DUF6093 family protein; the protein is MSTPTEGLTLGAVSDIIERKILTDTVKITRPGEPVFNPDTGQYEPGPPIAIYEGNGGVFPDGGPGIVLHLEGQAYFDDSTSKYKLFTPLDAPVASRGDTVSVTQAADPAAIGRTWRVLDIGQTSTLAVVRTTFLDQNTQTTGSS